From one Treponema denticola genomic stretch:
- a CDS encoding ABC-2 family transporter protein encodes MNYCYKLLVLKIKEQLSFKNDSILWLIVRVLNSIMGILVLVFIFNKTLEIKGFNREECLLIYSLYTISVGVFYCFFAWTLWYSNTYILQGKLSLVLKLPVNPFLYITFDNFALSEVFGIITGLLIFIYSAYTLNLGIVTILSLFLFLSAGTLGIIGIFLIVSSFSIKYPKIEEAFSPLMDMLDFAQYPISIYSAFIRFILTYIFPVSMIAFYPAAFSLSKYSFNIKFILLPIYSIIIFIIGYLLFIKSIKKYEGTGF; translated from the coding sequence ATGAATTATTGTTATAAGCTTTTGGTTTTAAAAATAAAAGAACAGCTTTCTTTTAAAAATGATTCTATTTTATGGTTAATTGTTAGAGTCTTAAATTCCATAATGGGAATATTGGTTCTTGTTTTTATTTTTAACAAAACTCTTGAAATAAAAGGATTTAATAGAGAAGAATGTTTGCTGATTTACTCTTTGTACACAATTTCAGTCGGTGTTTTTTATTGTTTCTTTGCTTGGACACTTTGGTATTCAAATACTTATATACTGCAAGGTAAATTAAGTTTAGTATTAAAACTTCCGGTTAATCCTTTTTTATATATTACCTTTGATAATTTTGCTCTATCCGAAGTCTTTGGAATTATTACCGGTTTATTAATCTTTATATACTCGGCTTATACCCTAAATTTAGGTATAGTAACTATCTTATCTTTATTCTTATTTTTAAGTGCAGGAACTCTCGGCATTATCGGCATATTTTTGATAGTTTCATCTTTTTCTATAAAATATCCTAAAATAGAAGAAGCTTTTTCGCCCTTAATGGATATGCTTGATTTTGCTCAATATCCCATATCTATTTATAGTGCGTTTATCAGGTTTATTTTAACATATATCTTTCCTGTTTCAATGATAGCATTTTATCCTGCAGCTTTTAGTTTATCTAAATATTCATTTAATATTAAATTTATTCTTTTGCCGATATATTCCATAATTATATTTATAATCGGATATCTATTATTTATAAAAAGTATAAAAAAATATGAAGGAACAGGGTTTTAG
- a CDS encoding ABC transporter permease — protein MKYLLGIISLNIKQHLYFKISAVFSIFSLLFLFLIKSSVWSQIGNADYISYFAIITIVSSFISVNTDRYFQTIYQTGSISFLLLRPINFGLNIFLQDFAAALTRFILKSLPLLIVLILFFDINIYHGIINLCLFIFSIFCAYLFNWFTAYIIGLCVFFYGNNEGFIQIKNILFLFFSGALIPFDFFPEVLQKILNYLPFRVLYQIPIEVLNNSNLKSFNLISKQLYWIFFLLVFTYIFHRTAIKKIEIMGG, from the coding sequence ATGAAATATTTACTGGGAATTATTTCTTTAAATATTAAACAGCACTTATATTTTAAAATATCGGCCGTTTTTTCTATATTTTCCTTATTGTTTTTATTTTTAATAAAATCTTCGGTTTGGTCTCAAATAGGAAATGCGGACTATATTTCTTATTTTGCAATTATAACTATAGTCAGTTCTTTTATCAGCGTAAATACGGATAGATATTTTCAAACGATTTATCAAACCGGTTCTATTTCCTTTCTTTTATTAAGACCGATTAATTTCGGCCTTAATATCTTTTTACAAGATTTTGCGGCAGCTCTTACAAGATTTATATTAAAATCCCTGCCCTTGCTTATAGTTTTAATTTTATTTTTTGATATAAATATCTATCACGGCATCATAAACTTATGTTTGTTTATTTTTTCGATTTTTTGTGCATATTTATTTAATTGGTTTACGGCTTATATTATCGGTTTATGCGTTTTCTTTTACGGTAACAATGAAGGCTTTATTCAAATTAAAAATATTTTATTTTTATTTTTTTCAGGTGCATTGATTCCTTTTGATTTTTTTCCTGAAGTTTTACAAAAAATCTTAAATTATTTACCGTTTCGAGTGCTGTATCAAATTCCTATTGAGGTTTTAAATAACAGTAATTTAAAATCATTTAATTTAATATCAAAACAATTATATTGGATATTCTTTCTTTTGGTGTTTACCTATATTTTTCATAGAACGGCAATAAAAAAAATAGAGATAATGGGCGGATAA
- a CDS encoding M16 family metallopeptidase, which produces MKRIKVFSAMLVILMLISPVFAESTPVPGLSFFKLDNGLELFVLENHAVPLTRIQVTFRCGALTQTPETCGIFHLYEHMLFKGNKKYQTETQFAAAMTELGVAGWNGGTSTEYVTYYITLPSDKTDKGLEFWSHAMRYPLFDKEELEIEKDVVCNEINGNRANPGAPISATVTKRMFSKYPWRRDVGGYDEVIRAATPEMLKEMQKTYYIPNNAAIFVAGDVNPKEVYNEVKKYYGDWEKGKDPWNPMPDPQAFPAVQEPLYLVYPDPSFYKGMAVFYMYMRGPDVVREPKPTYSADIWGSLYDLPSGQFKKNIFEAVPNLYEKDQTWANYYTQRDGGQISFGTVAFVDPSNPTGKRAKDFQKAIYNEIEKTKNNSSYFEKKEFEVVKRQLEDAEILGLEKPDDFVETLSFWWSSASADYFFNYLKNMNKVTKADIDSFLQKYILENYPIVIVRMNAEDYKNEIEAFKKENFNLITRENCFWWGDKK; this is translated from the coding sequence ATGAAACGTATCAAAGTTTTTTCGGCAATGCTTGTCATTTTAATGCTGATCAGCCCTGTGTTTGCCGAATCCACACCTGTTCCGGGATTGAGCTTTTTTAAGCTTGATAACGGTTTGGAGCTCTTTGTACTCGAAAACCATGCAGTACCCCTTACCCGCATTCAGGTAACATTTAGGTGCGGAGCCCTTACCCAAACGCCGGAAACTTGCGGAATTTTCCATTTATATGAGCACATGCTCTTTAAAGGAAATAAAAAGTATCAAACCGAAACACAATTTGCTGCAGCGATGACGGAGCTGGGTGTAGCAGGCTGGAATGGAGGAACTTCCACAGAATATGTAACCTACTACATAACCTTGCCTTCCGACAAAACCGATAAGGGCTTGGAGTTCTGGTCTCATGCAATGCGCTATCCTCTTTTCGATAAAGAAGAACTCGAAATCGAAAAAGATGTAGTATGTAACGAAATCAACGGAAACCGAGCTAACCCCGGAGCTCCTATCAGTGCAACTGTAACAAAAAGGATGTTTTCAAAATATCCGTGGAGACGTGATGTCGGAGGATATGATGAGGTTATCAGAGCTGCGACTCCTGAAATGCTTAAAGAAATGCAAAAGACTTATTATATTCCCAATAATGCGGCAATCTTTGTTGCAGGTGATGTAAATCCTAAAGAGGTTTACAATGAAGTAAAAAAATACTACGGAGACTGGGAAAAAGGAAAAGATCCTTGGAACCCCATGCCGGATCCTCAAGCTTTCCCTGCCGTACAAGAACCTCTTTATCTCGTATATCCGGATCCCAGTTTCTATAAAGGTATGGCCGTTTTTTATATGTACATGAGGGGCCCTGATGTAGTAAGGGAACCCAAGCCTACATACTCAGCCGATATCTGGGGCTCGCTTTACGATCTGCCCTCAGGTCAATTTAAAAAAAATATCTTTGAAGCCGTTCCCAATCTTTATGAAAAAGATCAGACTTGGGCAAATTATTATACCCAAAGGGATGGAGGCCAAATCAGCTTCGGCACAGTAGCCTTTGTTGACCCTTCAAATCCTACGGGAAAACGGGCTAAAGATTTTCAAAAAGCAATCTATAATGAAATAGAAAAAACAAAAAACAACAGCTCATATTTTGAAAAAAAAGAATTTGAAGTTGTAAAACGCCAATTAGAAGATGCTGAAATTTTAGGCTTAGAAAAACCGGACGACTTTGTTGAAACTCTATCCTTTTGGTGGTCATCAGCTTCTGCCGATTACTTTTTCAATTATCTTAAAAATATGAATAAAGTAACAAAGGCCGATATCGATTCATTTTTACAAAAATATATTTTGGAAAACTATCCGATTGTCATTGTAAGAATGAATGCCGAAGACTACAAAAATGAAATTGAAGCATTTAAAAAAGAAAACTTTAATCTTATAACCAGAGAAAATTGTTTTTGGTGGGGAGATAAAAAATGA